The stretch of DNA AATGATAAATTATTGTTTCTATAAACAATAGTCTGTAAATAATAGAGCTTCTTATCGACGCCTTTAGCTTGGCTCTCCACTTCATTGAACTCTATAAGCAAATTTTTCTCTGAATATACAAAAAACTGTAAGCATAGCTTACTTTTTTGCACATTAAATGAGAGACCCAAATACTATAGGATTCTCTCACTTCAAATTTGTTTATATTGAATTAATCAAAATCATTGCTTTTACATGTCACAAGCAGAAAGAGTCCGTATGAATAAAAGGTCACAGCAAAAAAAATACCTCTTATAAAAGCTCTCAAATAACCAAAAAGTGTATAAAAGGCTAATAAATATAACTTATGGTGCCGAATTATATCTTTTATTAAGTATAAAGATGATGGTGTATAATGGGTTTATATACTTCACAAAGAATTTTACAGTTATATTATTCACGAACACGCTATCGCGAAATAGGCTTGAGATTTTTGAGAGGTGTTTCCTTAAAACAAAGTACGCGAATAAGCTGAGAATCCTATCTTGAATATTTTATAACAGTATAAAAATACCTCATACGTAAAAATTTCCATAGACTCAATACGACTAAGCTCCCACCGCTCTAAACAAGTGTACACAACAAGATAATCAATCAAAACTGCAAAACTAAGATCTAAAACAACAATTATTGAAAAGCACACAACAAATTAAGTGGAATACCTCTATTAGTTTTATTCTTTCCAAAATGTTGTTGTATGCTTCACAAATATTGACTGCCCCTTGTGTTTTTTAAACTATACTTTTTAAAAGCTTTTTAAATATGAAGCGGTTTAGCAAATGTTGCCAAAGCTGCTTCACGCACCGCTTCTGATAAGGTAGGATGCGCATGACAACAGCGACCTAGATCTTCTGATGAACCACCAAACTCCATTAAAACTGCAATTTCGTGGATCATTTCACCAGCACCGAATCCAAGAATATGCCCCCCCAAAACCCGATCTGTTTTTTTATCAGAAAGGATTTTAACAAATCCATCACTCTTTTGCATCGCACGTGCCCGCCCATTAGCCATAAAAGGAAATTTACCAACATTATATTCAATACCGGCCGCTTTCAGTTCTTCTTCTGTCTTTCCTACACTTGCAATTTCTGGCTGTGTATAAACAACACTAGGAATAACATTGAAATTAACATGTCCTTTTTGACCTGCCAAAATTTCTGCCACAGCAACGCCTTCTTCCTCTGCTTTATGCGCTAACATTGGCCCTTTTACGACATCACCAATCGCATAAATTCCTGGAACATTCGTCTGCCAATGAGCATCAATTGCAATAAAGCCGCGTTCATCTACCTGAACACCAGCCTCACTCAAGCCAAGTCCTTGCGTATAAGGAGAACGCCCAGTCGCAATAAGCACAACATCAGCCTCTAAGGTTTCAGATTCACCGCCTTTGACAGATTCAAAACTCACCTGAGCTTTTGAATCAGATTTTGTAATAGCGGTTACCTTTGCACCCGTTTTATATTCAATCCCCTGTTTTTCCATTAATTTCTGAAATTGACGTGAAACTTCACCATCCATTGAGCCCAACACTTTATTAAGATACTCAACAATGGTCACTTTAGCCCCTAAACGGCTCCAAACTGACCCAAGTTCAGAACCAATAACACCAGCACCAACCACAATCATATGTGCCGGTACTCTTTCAAGTGAAAGGGCTCCCGTAGAAGAAACAATAGTCTTTTCATCAATTTCAACATTCACCCCTGGAATGCCTGAACTTTCTGAACCCGTAGCAATAATAATATTTTTTGTTTCAATTGTTTGTTTATGACCATCTCTGGCAACAACTTCCACGTGACCCGCACTCAAAATTTTGGCTGTCCCCAAAAAAGTATCAACTTTATTTTTTTTCATCAAAAAAGAAACGCCACTGGTATTGGCTGTCACCACAGCTTTCTTATGAACCATCATTTGTTCAAGATTAAGCTTAGATTTGCCAATAGAAATACCAAGCGTTTCAAAACCATGCTGGGTTTCAGCAAACACTTCTGAAGCGTGTAACAACGCTTTAGAAGGTATACAACCAACATTGAGACATGTTCCCCCTAATGTTGTACGCTTTTCAATAATCGCTACTTTAAGCCCTAGTTGCGCCGCCTTTATTGCTGCTACATAACCACCTGGACCCGCTCCGATCACAGCCACATCATAAGACATCCGTTTCTCCTTTCATCCTGAAAACTGTATTTTACAAATCAAGAACAAGGCGTTCCGGATCTTCTAAGCTTTCCTTAACACGCACAAGGAAAGTTACAGCTTCTTGCCCATCCACAATACGGTGATCATAAGAAAGCGCTAAATACATCATGGGGCGGATGACCACTTGGCCCTCAACAACCATTGCTCGCTCTTTAATCGCATGCATTCCCAAAATACCAGATTGTGGTGCATTCAAAATCGGTGTCGACATCAACGACCCATACACACCACCATTGGTAATAGTAAAAGTTCCGCCTTGCATATCAGAAACGGCTAATTTTCCATCACGCGCAAGACGTCCCAAACGGCCAATCTCCTTTTCAATCTCTGCCAATGACATTTGATCTGCATCACGCACCACAGGAACAACAAGCCCTTTATCGGTTCCAACAGCAATTCCGACATTGACATAGTTTTTGTAAACAATATCTGTTCCATCAATTTCGGCATTAACAGCAGGAAGTTCTTTTAATGCATGACAAACAGCTTTGGTAAAAAATCCCATAAAACCCAGTTTAACACCATGTTTCTTTTCAAAAAGATCCTTATAACGCTTGCGCAAATCCATCACCGCTGACATATCAACCTCATTAAATGTGGTTAACATTGCTGCTACATTTTGCGCATCTTTAAGACGGCGCGCAATTGTTTGACGCAATTTCGTCATACGAACCCGCTCTTCACGTGTTTCTGAAACAGGAGTTACAGAAGAGCTCATTACAGAGGAAGAAGGTGTAGGAGTATTTATCCTTTGTTCTAGTCCACCAAGAACATCTCCTTTAAGAATTTGTCCACGTTTTCCAGAACCTGCAATATCACTTTTCGCAACATTATTTTCAGCCATCAATTTTGCTGCTGAGGGTGAAGGAGGCATAGTACTGCTCGAAGCAAGCTTCTCCGATTCAGATGAAGCCGCTGGAACAGGTGTAGCAGAAGGTGAAAAGGACTGAGAAACACCCGCTTCGCCAGCTTCCACCGCTCCTAAAAGAGCATTGACTTCAACCGTATCGCCTTCTTTTGCAATGATTTCAGATAATTTCCCCGCAACAGGAGAAGGAACTTCAACCGTTACTTTATCAGTTTCTAATTCAACCAAAGGCTCATCCATAGCGACAGCTTCGCCAAGTTTTTTAAACCATTTGCCAACCGTTGCTTCGGTGACCGATTCGCCCAAAGTAGGAACACGGATTTCAGTAGTCATAATATTTTTCCATACATCAGAGTAGTAATAAATTAAGAACCTAACGCGTCTTTAAGAAACGCAGCCAGTTGTTCAAGGTGTTTCACCATTAACCCAGAGGCCGGTGATGCACTCGCAGGGCGCCCTGCATAACGAGCACGTGAATATTGCGCATTAATATGTGTCAAAACCCATTCCAAATAAGGCTCAATAAATGACCAAGCCCCCATGTTTTTTGGTTCCTCTTGACACCAAAAAACCTCTGCCTGCAAAAAGCGCGATAACACATTCACCAAAACTTTTGCAGGGAAAGGATACAGCTGTTCAACACGAAGGAGATAAACATCATCGATACCCTTTTTTTCACGTTCTTCATAAAGGTCGTAATAAACCTTACCCGTACAAAGAACGACACGGCGAATTTTATTATCTTTTTGCAACTTAACGACAGAATCTTTGAGACATTCTGCATCATCAAGCAACACACGATGGAAACTTGTTTCTGGTCCCATTTCGCTGAGAAGAGAAACAGCCCGCTTATGACGCAAAAGTGATTTAGGTGTCATCAAAATCAAAGGCTTACGGAAATCACGCTTAATTTGTCGACGCAAAATATGAAAATAATTTGCAGGGGTTGTACAATTAGCAACCTGCATATTATCTTCTGCACAAAGCTGAAGAAACCGCTCTAGCCGTGCAGAGGAATGTTCCGGTCCTTGCCCTTCAAAACCATGAGGCAATAAACACACAAGACCAGACATACGGAGCCATTTACGCTCTGCAGATGAAATAAATTGATCAAAGATGACCTGTGCACCATTAGAAAAGTCACCAAATTGTGCTTCCCAAAGTGTTAATCCTCGTGGTTCAGCAAGAGAATATCCATATTCAAAACCAAGAACAGCTTCTTCAGAAAGCATAGAATTAACAACTTCATAAAGTGCTTGTCCCTTTTGTAAATGATTCAAAGGAATATAACGCGCTTCATTTTCTTGGTCATAAAGAACTGAATGACGTTGTGAAAACGTTCCCCGTTCAACATCTTCACCAGAAAGACGAACCGGCGCTCCTTCTAAACAAAGTGAACCAAAAGCGAGAGCTTCAGCGGTTGCCCAGTCAACACCCTCACCCGTTTCAAAAATTTTAGCACGATTATTTAAAAAACGCTGTATCGTTTTATGAACATTAAAATTTGCTGGAACTTCGACAAGTTTCTGACCAATTTCCTTTAAAGTTTTTAATTCAACACCCGTTGTTCTGGAATGTTGCT from Bartonella tribocorum CIP 105476 encodes:
- the lpdA gene encoding dihydrolipoyl dehydrogenase; this translates as MSYDVAVIGAGPGGYVAAIKAAQLGLKVAIIEKRTTLGGTCLNVGCIPSKALLHASEVFAETQHGFETLGISIGKSKLNLEQMMVHKKAVVTANTSGVSFLMKKNKVDTFLGTAKILSAGHVEVVARDGHKQTIETKNIIIATGSESSGIPGVNVEIDEKTIVSSTGALSLERVPAHMIVVGAGVIGSELGSVWSRLGAKVTIVEYLNKVLGSMDGEVSRQFQKLMEKQGIEYKTGAKVTAITKSDSKAQVSFESVKGGESETLEADVVLIATGRSPYTQGLGLSEAGVQVDERGFIAIDAHWQTNVPGIYAIGDVVKGPMLAHKAEEEGVAVAEILAGQKGHVNFNVIPSVVYTQPEIASVGKTEEELKAAGIEYNVGKFPFMANGRARAMQKSDGFVKILSDKKTDRVLGGHILGFGAGEMIHEIAVLMEFGGSSEDLGRCCHAHPTLSEAVREAALATFAKPLHI
- the odhB gene encoding 2-oxoglutarate dehydrogenase complex dihydrolipoyllysine-residue succinyltransferase — its product is MTTEIRVPTLGESVTEATVGKWFKKLGEAVAMDEPLVELETDKVTVEVPSPVAGKLSEIIAKEGDTVEVNALLGAVEAGEAGVSQSFSPSATPVPAASSESEKLASSSTMPPSPSAAKLMAENNVAKSDIAGSGKRGQILKGDVLGGLEQRINTPTPSSSVMSSSVTPVSETREERVRMTKLRQTIARRLKDAQNVAAMLTTFNEVDMSAVMDLRKRYKDLFEKKHGVKLGFMGFFTKAVCHALKELPAVNAEIDGTDIVYKNYVNVGIAVGTDKGLVVPVVRDADQMSLAEIEKEIGRLGRLARDGKLAVSDMQGGTFTITNGGVYGSLMSTPILNAPQSGILGMHAIKERAMVVEGQVVIRPMMYLALSYDHRIVDGQEAVTFLVRVKESLEDPERLVLDL